A window of Chitinophaga sp. MM2321 contains these coding sequences:
- a CDS encoding aldehyde dehydrogenase: MTSNAQVSQLYKAQQGYFESGVTLPYAFRKAQLKRLRKGIEKFESRIMEALHQDLHKHAMEAYASEIGFLYEEIDYMLANLKQWMEPEIVTSPFVTYPSSSRVYREPLGLTLIISPWNYPFMLLISPLAGAMAGGNCAILKPSELAPHTAAVTAAMIKETFDPAYITVVEGDGSEAIPALMQFRFDHVFFTGSIAVGKKIMEMAVPHLTPVTLELGGKSPCVVDEKVNITVAAKRIIWGKFWNAGQTCVAPDYLLVHHKVKDALVAALKETIVSFFGEDPAASKDYARMINTRRFDTVSAYLDEGQILHGGQTDRDNLYIAPTLLDDVEWSDPVMQEEIFGPVLPILTFTELPQAIQAIRQHPYPLALYVFTKSKKTEKMLIEQVRFGGGCINNALVHLTNPELPFGGAGYSGMGQYHGRYSFDTFTHQKGMLKTGTWLDVPVKYPPFKNKLKMLKLIMK; encoded by the coding sequence ATGACCAGCAATGCCCAGGTAAGTCAGCTTTATAAGGCCCAACAGGGCTATTTTGAATCGGGGGTTACGCTTCCTTACGCTTTCAGAAAAGCGCAGCTGAAGCGGCTGAGAAAAGGTATTGAGAAGTTTGAATCCAGGATTATGGAGGCCCTGCACCAGGATCTTCATAAACACGCGATGGAAGCGTATGCGAGTGAAATCGGATTTTTATATGAAGAGATAGATTATATGTTGGCCAACCTGAAACAATGGATGGAGCCGGAAATAGTGACCTCTCCTTTTGTCACCTATCCGAGCAGCAGCCGGGTGTATCGCGAGCCATTGGGCCTGACCCTGATCATTTCCCCCTGGAATTATCCTTTTATGTTGCTGATTAGTCCGCTGGCAGGTGCTATGGCTGGCGGTAACTGCGCCATTCTGAAACCTTCGGAGCTGGCGCCGCATACGGCGGCGGTTACCGCTGCCATGATAAAAGAGACTTTTGACCCTGCCTATATCACCGTAGTGGAGGGCGATGGTAGCGAAGCTATTCCCGCACTGATGCAGTTCCGGTTTGATCATGTATTTTTTACAGGTAGTATAGCAGTAGGTAAGAAGATCATGGAGATGGCCGTACCGCATCTCACCCCTGTTACACTGGAGTTGGGTGGTAAATCGCCCTGCGTAGTAGACGAAAAGGTAAATATAACGGTAGCGGCTAAACGTATTATTTGGGGGAAGTTCTGGAATGCAGGGCAAACCTGCGTGGCGCCGGATTACCTCCTGGTACATCATAAGGTGAAAGATGCACTGGTAGCCGCCCTGAAAGAAACAATTGTTTCCTTTTTCGGGGAAGATCCCGCCGCCAGCAAGGACTACGCCCGTATGATCAATACACGCCGATTCGATACGGTGTCTGCTTACCTCGATGAAGGGCAGATCCTGCACGGCGGACAAACCGACCGTGACAACCTGTATATCGCGCCCACCCTGCTGGATGACGTGGAATGGTCTGATCCGGTAATGCAGGAAGAAATTTTTGGACCGGTTTTACCTATTCTCACCTTTACAGAGCTGCCACAGGCCATCCAGGCTATCAGGCAGCACCCATACCCATTGGCGTTATATGTCTTCACAAAAAGTAAGAAAACAGAAAAAATGCTGATAGAGCAAGTACGTTTTGGCGGTGGCTGTATCAATAATGCGCTGGTACATCTTACAAATCCCGAACTACCTTTTGGCGGCGCCGGCTACAGCGGTATGGGCCAATATCATGGCCGTTACAGCTTTGATACTTTTACCCATCAGAAAGGTATGCTGAAAACCGGTACCTGGCTGGACGTTCCCGTAAAATATCCCCCCTTCAAGAACAAGCTGAAAATGCTGAAGCTGATAATGAAATGA
- a CDS encoding PDZ domain-containing protein, whose protein sequence is MTNLLKTFTLAGFSCLALGIGSVQAQNATQNKMGEFDEIVIKHKSDKDGKVTIEIKDGEVLIDGKKPDQYSSPDISVFRRSITPVNGNNFSFENGDDRGGFDLFNDDNAIPMPGNKAVLGVITEKVAAKGTTVKTVAKGTPADKAGILAGDIITKIDDSTVNEPEELYKKIGEYKPGDKVTVTYIRNKKEGKVSLTLSERKNEGGTGMRMLPAPGSRNDFFRFSPMPRDRQGFGRGWFDNADQDAKLGIQVQDTENGEGAQIINMQPSSIAEKAGFKVDDLITEMAGAPVKSAHDVAKAFRENRSKGTIMATVKRNGKEQTLQITVPKKLNKADL, encoded by the coding sequence ATGACCAATTTGCTAAAAACCTTTACGCTGGCAGGCTTCAGTTGCCTGGCCCTGGGTATAGGCTCCGTGCAGGCGCAAAACGCCACCCAGAACAAAATGGGCGAGTTCGATGAAATTGTGATCAAACACAAAAGTGATAAGGATGGCAAAGTAACCATTGAGATTAAGGATGGTGAAGTGCTGATAGATGGCAAAAAACCAGACCAGTACAGTAGTCCGGACATCTCTGTTTTCCGCCGCAGCATTACGCCGGTTAACGGCAATAACTTCAGCTTTGAAAATGGAGACGACCGTGGCGGGTTTGATCTTTTTAATGACGACAACGCCATACCCATGCCCGGCAACAAAGCGGTGCTGGGAGTGATCACAGAAAAGGTTGCTGCCAAAGGCACCACTGTAAAAACAGTGGCAAAGGGCACCCCGGCAGATAAAGCTGGTATCCTCGCTGGTGACATCATCACCAAAATTGATGACAGCACCGTGAATGAACCCGAAGAACTGTATAAAAAAATCGGTGAATACAAACCCGGAGACAAGGTAACGGTTACGTACATACGTAATAAAAAAGAGGGTAAAGTTTCTCTTACACTGAGTGAAAGGAAAAATGAAGGTGGTACCGGCATGCGGATGCTTCCGGCTCCCGGCAGCAGAAACGATTTTTTCCGCTTTTCTCCCATGCCGCGCGACAGGCAAGGCTTTGGCCGCGGCTGGTTCGACAATGCTGATCAGGATGCAAAACTCGGTATCCAGGTACAGGATACAGAAAACGGAGAAGGCGCCCAGATCATTAATATGCAACCTTCCTCCATCGCGGAAAAGGCCGGTTTCAAAGTAGACGATCTTATCACAGAAATGGCCGGCGCACCGGTCAAATCAGCCCACGATGTAGCAAAAGCCTTCCGCGAAAACCGCAGCAAAGGAACAATAATGGCAACGGTTAAACGAAATGGGAAAGAACAGACACTGCAAATAACAGTACCGAAGAAATTAAATAAAGCAGACCTGTAA
- the alaS gene encoding alanine--tRNA ligase produces the protein MTASEIRQQFLDFFASKGHQIVPSAPIVIKNDPTLMFTNAGMNQFKDYFLGNKVPAHTRVVDTQKCLRVSGKHNDLEEVGIDTYHHTMFEMLGNWSFGDYFKKDAIAWSWELLTAVYKIPKDKLYVTVFEGDASENLPKDEEAYNFWKQHIGEDRILLGNKKDNFWEMGDTGPCGPCSEIHVDCRPEAEKKLVPGHTLVNADHPQVIEIWNNVFMQFNRLKDRSLEPLPAKHVDTGMGLERLVRVLQEKTSNYDTDLFMGTIHTTESLTGKKYAGTDDKKDVAFRVIADHIRAISFTIADGQLPSNTGAGYVIRRILRRAVRYYFSFLEVKKPLLHDLVPVLAAQFSHVFPELQQQMDFVKKVVFEEENNFLRTLDSGIRRIEDFIQHAPTKAIDGKTAFELYDTYGFPYDLTSLIAAENNFSVDKKGFEAAMKQQKDRSRAATELDTGDWIVLDETPSSIFIGYEQLEGTTKLLKYRTVKAKGKEQFQLVLGQTPFYAESGGQVGDTGTLHFGGEVITVTDTKKENNLTIHFADKLPADPTAPVKAAVAKDKRSDIARHHSATHLLHAALRQVLGTHVAQKGSLVNADNLRFDFSHFAKVTDEEMAQVETIVNEKIRQNIPVVIRELPKEEALQLGAMALFGEKYGDVVRVVIMDPNYSVELCGGTHIGATGELGQFKFVSEGAVAAGVRRIEAVTGNKAEAFVNEQLQQLKDIKAALKNPKELVKAIETLVLEKSSLEKQLEALELEKVRQLATSLRDQAQDINGVNFLGKIVTVGNAEGLKQLSFQLKNEIPNHVLLFVANIGGKASVALTIDEKLVAEKGWEAPKIIKEKIAPLIKGGGGGQKSFATAGGQETDKLEQVIAAVKSLLNQD, from the coding sequence ATGACAGCATCTGAAATAAGACAGCAATTCCTGGATTTTTTTGCGTCAAAAGGGCACCAGATCGTGCCTTCTGCACCGATTGTTATTAAGAATGACCCCACTTTGATGTTCACCAACGCGGGCATGAACCAGTTCAAGGATTATTTCCTGGGCAACAAAGTGCCGGCGCATACCCGGGTAGTTGATACGCAAAAGTGCCTCCGTGTAAGCGGCAAGCACAACGACCTGGAAGAAGTAGGTATCGATACCTACCACCACACCATGTTCGAGATGCTGGGCAACTGGAGTTTTGGCGACTACTTTAAAAAAGATGCCATCGCCTGGAGCTGGGAACTGCTCACAGCAGTTTATAAAATCCCGAAAGACAAGTTGTATGTCACTGTTTTTGAAGGAGATGCGAGTGAAAACCTGCCAAAAGACGAAGAAGCCTATAATTTCTGGAAACAACATATCGGAGAAGACCGTATTCTGTTGGGAAATAAAAAAGATAATTTTTGGGAGATGGGAGATACCGGCCCATGCGGACCCTGTTCTGAAATTCATGTTGACTGTAGACCGGAAGCAGAAAAGAAACTGGTACCCGGCCACACCCTGGTCAATGCCGATCACCCGCAGGTGATTGAAATCTGGAACAACGTATTCATGCAGTTCAACCGCCTGAAAGACAGGTCACTGGAGCCTTTACCAGCCAAACACGTAGATACCGGCATGGGCCTGGAACGCCTTGTCAGGGTGCTGCAGGAAAAAACATCCAATTATGATACCGACCTGTTCATGGGCACCATTCATACCACGGAAAGCCTAACCGGTAAAAAGTATGCAGGTACAGACGACAAGAAAGATGTGGCCTTCCGCGTGATCGCTGACCACATCCGCGCCATTTCCTTCACGATTGCAGACGGACAACTGCCTTCCAACACCGGCGCCGGCTATGTAATCCGCCGTATCCTGCGCAGAGCGGTACGTTACTACTTCTCCTTCCTGGAAGTTAAAAAACCGTTGTTGCATGACCTGGTACCGGTACTCGCCGCCCAGTTTTCACATGTATTTCCAGAATTGCAGCAGCAGATGGACTTTGTGAAGAAAGTAGTATTTGAAGAAGAAAACAACTTCCTCCGCACCCTGGACAGTGGTATCCGCAGGATCGAAGACTTTATACAACACGCTCCCACCAAGGCTATTGATGGCAAAACAGCGTTCGAACTATACGACACCTACGGTTTTCCCTACGACCTCACCAGCCTGATAGCTGCTGAAAATAACTTCAGTGTAGACAAAAAAGGCTTCGAGGCCGCCATGAAGCAACAAAAAGACCGCTCCCGCGCCGCTACCGAACTGGATACCGGCGACTGGATCGTATTGGACGAAACACCCAGCTCTATATTCATTGGCTACGAACAACTCGAAGGCACTACCAAACTGCTGAAATACCGTACAGTAAAAGCCAAAGGCAAGGAACAGTTCCAGCTGGTACTGGGTCAGACCCCTTTCTACGCCGAAAGCGGCGGACAGGTAGGCGATACCGGCACCCTGCACTTCGGCGGGGAAGTGATCACGGTAACAGATACCAAAAAAGAAAATAATCTTACCATTCACTTCGCCGATAAACTCCCTGCCGATCCTACTGCTCCGGTGAAAGCCGCTGTGGCCAAAGATAAGCGCAGCGATATTGCCCGTCATCATTCCGCCACGCACTTGCTGCATGCAGCACTGCGCCAGGTTTTAGGCACGCATGTGGCACAAAAAGGCTCCCTGGTAAATGCAGATAACCTGCGTTTCGATTTCTCTCACTTTGCAAAGGTGACAGACGAAGAAATGGCACAAGTAGAAACTATTGTAAATGAAAAGATCCGGCAGAACATTCCCGTAGTAATCCGGGAACTGCCCAAAGAAGAAGCATTGCAACTCGGCGCGATGGCCTTGTTTGGCGAAAAATATGGCGATGTGGTACGTGTAGTGATCATGGATCCTAATTATAGCGTGGAACTCTGTGGCGGTACGCATATTGGTGCTACCGGCGAACTGGGGCAGTTTAAATTTGTCTCCGAAGGGGCCGTAGCCGCAGGTGTGCGCCGTATTGAAGCCGTTACCGGCAACAAAGCAGAAGCATTTGTAAATGAGCAACTGCAACAACTGAAAGATATCAAGGCCGCGCTGAAGAATCCCAAGGAGCTGGTAAAAGCAATAGAAACACTGGTGCTGGAAAAATCATCCCTGGAAAAACAACTCGAAGCCCTGGAACTTGAAAAAGTACGACAGCTGGCTACCAGCTTGCGCGACCAGGCACAGGATATCAACGGCGTTAATTTCCTCGGAAAAATAGTGACCGTAGGCAATGCGGAAGGACTGAAACAACTCTCCTTCCAGTTGAAAAATGAAATTCCTAACCATGTACTCTTATTCGTTGCCAACATCGGCGGAAAAGCCAGTGTGGCCCTTACCATTGATGAAAAATTAGTGGCAGAAAAAGGCTGGGAAGCACCAAAGATTATTAAAGAAAAAATTGCACCCCTGATCAAAGGTGGCGGCGGCGGACAAAAATCCTTTGCCACAGCCGGCGGACAGGAAACCGATAAACTGGAGCAGGTAATTGCAGCTGTAAAATCGCTCCTGAACCAGGATTAG
- a CDS encoding peptidoglycan DD-metalloendopeptidase family protein, whose product MKKVKYFYNTQTLKYEKLVVSLRVKILRILGFVSAAIVTGALFLSLAYRLLDSPKEKSLRSDLEGMKEKYDALQGRMKEVKGKLAELEDRDNEIYRVIFEASPIPDSTRLGKINREEEATQLQSFASSEIIASTGILLKELTNRVKSQEKSYDEIDKMVKNKQQMLASIPAIQPVSNKDLKHIASGFGYRIDPIYKTMKYHAGLDFAAPSGTPIYATGDGTVEEASLSDVGYGNHVVVRHGYGYRTLYGHMLRMKVKSGQSVKRGDVLGWVGSTGKSTGPHCHYEVIKNGEKVDPVYFFFNDLTPEQFDRMLKMARSGNQSFD is encoded by the coding sequence ATGAAGAAGGTTAAATATTTTTATAATACCCAAACATTAAAGTATGAGAAGCTCGTAGTGTCCCTACGGGTAAAGATCCTGAGGATTCTCGGGTTTGTGTCGGCGGCTATTGTTACCGGGGCTCTCTTCCTCTCCCTTGCTTACCGTTTACTCGATTCTCCCAAAGAAAAATCACTGCGTAGTGACCTTGAAGGTATGAAAGAAAAATACGATGCCTTGCAGGGTCGTATGAAAGAAGTGAAAGGCAAACTGGCCGAACTGGAAGACCGCGATAATGAAATTTACCGGGTAATATTTGAAGCATCCCCTATCCCGGACAGCACCCGGTTGGGTAAAATAAACCGGGAGGAAGAAGCTACCCAGCTACAATCCTTTGCCAGCAGCGAAATCATCGCCTCTACCGGCATCCTGCTGAAAGAACTGACAAACCGGGTGAAATCACAGGAAAAATCATATGACGAAATAGATAAGATGGTAAAGAATAAACAGCAGATGCTGGCTTCTATTCCCGCCATCCAACCGGTATCCAATAAAGATCTGAAGCACATCGCTTCCGGCTTTGGCTACCGGATAGATCCGATCTATAAAACGATGAAATACCACGCTGGTCTCGACTTCGCCGCCCCCAGCGGCACCCCTATCTACGCCACCGGCGATGGTACGGTGGAAGAAGCCAGTCTCAGTGACGTGGGCTATGGTAATCACGTAGTGGTAAGACACGGCTACGGTTACAGAACGCTTTACGGGCACATGCTACGCATGAAAGTGAAATCCGGACAGTCTGTAAAACGTGGAGATGTACTGGGTTGGGTAGGAAGTACCGGTAAATCTACTGGTCCGCACTGCCATTATGAAGTTATCAAGAATGGAGAAAAAGTTGATCCGGTATACTTCTTCTTTAACGATCTTACCCCCGAACAATTTGATCGTATGTTGAAAATGGCAAGATCGGGTAACCAGTCTTTTGATTAA
- a CDS encoding MerR family transcriptional regulator, translating into MQQLDLFSTSGTPHPAPDAKEHPKKEKAAKTVVKVQQPGKKRGRKSLKELSEDPDLIMELDKLVLDKQYYSISEVAAMFRVNTSLVRYWENEFDILQPKKNRKGDRLFRQEDIQHLKLIYHLLRERKYTIEGAKQKLKEDHKLAARNFEMVQALLKVRGFLTELKDQL; encoded by the coding sequence ATGCAACAGTTAGACCTCTTTTCTACATCTGGTACTCCTCATCCGGCTCCGGATGCAAAGGAACATCCAAAAAAAGAAAAGGCGGCAAAAACGGTCGTTAAGGTGCAGCAGCCAGGAAAAAAACGGGGACGTAAATCATTGAAAGAATTATCGGAGGATCCTGACCTGATTATGGAGTTGGATAAATTAGTACTAGATAAGCAATACTATTCAATCAGTGAAGTAGCAGCCATGTTCAGGGTGAATACTTCCCTGGTTCGCTATTGGGAAAACGAGTTTGATATACTGCAACCCAAAAAGAACCGCAAAGGAGATCGCCTGTTTCGCCAGGAAGATATACAGCACCTGAAACTGATCTATCATTTGCTACGTGAAAGGAAGTATACCATTGAAGGCGCCAAGCAAAAACTGAAGGAAGATCACAAACTGGCAGCCCGTAATTTCGAAATGGTACAAGCTTTGCTTAAAGTACGGGGATTCTTGACCGAACTTAAAGATCAATTATAA
- a CDS encoding thioredoxin domain-containing protein — translation MRLKTLLLGGSLLLSSMAWAQNGNDKVLKGKIEMKTLMQDESTAWFYKGVNGYQPNDNMLNYLKANRSNFNVVVVMGTWDETSRKVVPELYKVMITAGSPEEQVLMFGADQKMQTDAPTDYKVKKVPTVIVFSEGKEIGRIVGQPKESIEGDLSRILLSSSKKEKGNKE, via the coding sequence ATGCGTTTGAAAACATTACTCCTGGGAGGTAGCCTGTTATTGTCTTCCATGGCCTGGGCACAGAATGGCAATGATAAAGTGCTTAAAGGAAAAATTGAGATGAAAACCCTCATGCAGGACGAGTCTACCGCCTGGTTTTATAAAGGGGTAAACGGCTATCAGCCTAATGATAATATGCTTAACTATCTTAAAGCCAATCGCAGCAACTTTAATGTGGTAGTGGTAATGGGCACCTGGGATGAAACCAGTCGTAAAGTAGTACCTGAATTGTATAAAGTAATGATCACCGCTGGTAGTCCGGAGGAGCAGGTGCTGATGTTTGGCGCAGATCAGAAAATGCAGACAGATGCCCCGACTGACTATAAGGTGAAAAAAGTGCCTACTGTTATCGTATTCAGCGAAGGCAAAGAAATCGGCAGAATCGTTGGCCAACCTAAAGAATCTATCGAAGGTGATTTGTCCCGTATTTTGCTGAGCAGCAGCAAAAAAGAGAAAGGGAACAAAGAATAA
- a CDS encoding mechanosensitive ion channel domain-containing protein — protein sequence MNDFLNKVILENPVQDYLVLIAVLLFVSFVKRFVSKGMAALLFRLVKHWSPHIEEKEFTNLLLRPLEYFLLLVTFMLTIDRFTFPQVLNVRVYNGATLHDITNTLLSLAFSMSIIWIMLRLIDFIALVLGKKANLMTDKTDNQFIVFFRDFFKAIIFIMGAIAFIRILFGPGLVEKIIAGLGIGAAALALAAKESIENLIGSFIIFFDKPFRVGDSVKVDTFQGTVEKIGLRSTRLRTLEKTFVTVPNKKMVDSILDNLSLRTQQRVAMKLELGSDTPADKLLLVLQGIRALLKGNTNVLENFTVNLNDFTKDTYVIQIVFNTYIIDGNQYASLRETISLAVIQLLAENEVKMPTTSTNVTLVQGGD from the coding sequence ATGAATGATTTCCTGAACAAAGTGATCCTGGAAAACCCGGTACAAGACTACCTGGTCCTGATCGCTGTATTACTGTTTGTTTCTTTTGTCAAAAGATTCGTATCAAAAGGAATGGCCGCCTTGCTGTTCCGGCTGGTAAAGCACTGGTCGCCTCACATCGAAGAAAAAGAGTTTACCAACCTGCTGCTGCGGCCACTGGAATACTTCCTGCTGCTGGTTACTTTCATGCTGACCATCGACCGCTTTACCTTCCCACAGGTACTAAACGTCCGGGTGTACAACGGCGCCACTCTGCATGACATCACCAATACCTTACTCAGCCTGGCTTTCAGCATGAGTATTATCTGGATCATGCTGCGGCTGATAGATTTCATCGCCCTGGTACTGGGAAAGAAAGCAAACCTGATGACGGATAAAACCGACAACCAATTCATTGTTTTCTTTCGTGACTTCTTTAAGGCGATCATATTTATTATGGGCGCCATCGCTTTTATACGCATTCTTTTCGGCCCCGGGCTGGTAGAAAAAATTATCGCGGGCCTTGGTATCGGTGCGGCAGCCCTTGCACTGGCCGCCAAAGAGAGTATCGAAAACCTGATCGGCTCTTTCATCATCTTCTTCGACAAGCCTTTTCGTGTAGGCGACAGCGTTAAGGTGGATACCTTTCAGGGTACCGTGGAAAAAATCGGCTTGCGCAGCACCCGTCTCCGCACGCTGGAAAAAACATTTGTAACGGTACCCAATAAAAAAATGGTAGACAGTATCCTGGACAACCTCTCTCTCCGCACCCAGCAACGGGTGGCTATGAAGCTGGAACTGGGTTCAGACACCCCTGCAGATAAACTGCTCCTGGTACTACAGGGCATCCGGGCCCTCCTGAAAGGCAACACCAACGTACTGGAAAACTTTACCGTAAATCTGAATGATTTTACAAAAGATACCTACGTGATACAGATCGTTTTCAACACCTATATCATTGATGGGAATCAGTATGCTTCGTTGCGGGAAACCATCAGCCTGGCGGTGATCCAGCTGCTGGCAGAAAACGAGGTAAAAATGCCGACCACCTCTACCAATGTAACCCTGGTCCAGGGAGGAGACTAA
- a CDS encoding amidohydrolase family protein, which yields MKQIKLKGKDIFNGERLLGPGKVLIIDENGVVAGIVAEEEAGADVSELDGILCPGFINAHCHLELSHMKGVIPEKTGLPAFLTQVMQARNTNIDGQSAAIAVAAQAMWESGIAAVGDICNSTATLPQKQQHGLYYHSFIECMGFVDAGANARYTYSMDILAAFRAINGPLHNSSIVPHAPYSVSKPLFSLLAGTPGNAPVSIHNQECMAENELYTSKTGDFLDFYHHFGMDISAFKAPGSNSLEAYLPVFSQNKILLVHNTYTTGQDIAFALQQPVETWWCLCPQANLYIENRLPDIQLFRQFNCNITLGTDSLASNHQLSVWEEIKTIRAHYPDIPLEEILQWATSNGAKALGINDKYGSFRTGTKPGVVLINKESKRII from the coding sequence TTGAAACAGATCAAATTAAAAGGAAAGGATATATTCAACGGGGAGCGGTTACTCGGTCCCGGCAAGGTGCTTATAATTGACGAAAACGGCGTAGTGGCGGGCATTGTAGCCGAAGAGGAAGCCGGAGCCGATGTGTCAGAACTGGATGGTATTTTATGCCCCGGATTCATAAACGCGCATTGTCACCTGGAATTATCCCACATGAAAGGGGTGATCCCGGAAAAAACAGGGCTGCCCGCCTTCCTCACCCAGGTGATGCAAGCCCGCAACACCAACATTGACGGGCAATCCGCCGCCATAGCAGTGGCCGCACAGGCCATGTGGGAAAGCGGCATCGCCGCAGTAGGTGACATCTGCAACAGTACCGCCACCCTGCCCCAAAAGCAACAACACGGCCTTTACTATCATTCCTTTATTGAATGCATGGGCTTTGTAGATGCCGGCGCCAACGCCCGCTACACCTACAGCATGGATATTTTAGCAGCGTTCCGCGCTATAAACGGCCCCCTGCACAACTCCTCCATCGTACCCCATGCGCCCTATTCTGTCAGCAAACCCCTGTTCAGCCTGCTGGCAGGTACGCCTGGCAATGCGCCGGTCAGCATCCATAACCAGGAATGTATGGCCGAAAATGAGCTATACACCAGCAAAACGGGCGACTTCCTTGATTTCTATCACCACTTCGGCATGGATATCAGTGCATTCAAAGCCCCCGGTAGCAATAGCCTGGAGGCTTACCTGCCGGTCTTCTCCCAAAATAAAATCCTGCTCGTTCATAATACGTATACAACCGGACAGGATATTGCGTTTGCGCTGCAACAACCGGTAGAAACCTGGTGGTGCCTCTGCCCGCAGGCAAACCTGTATATAGAAAACCGCTTGCCGGATATTCAACTCTTCCGGCAATTCAATTGTAATATTACCCTGGGAACAGATAGCCTGGCATCCAACCATCAGTTGTCTGTGTGGGAAGAAATAAAAACGATCCGCGCCCATTATCCGGATATCCCCCTGGAAGAAATTTTACAGTGGGCTACCAGCAACGGGGCCAAAGCACTCGGCATCAACGACAAATACGGTAGTTTCCGTACCGGAACAAAACCCGGTGTAGTATTGATTAACAAAGAAAGCAAAAGAATAATTTAG
- the prfA gene encoding peptide chain release factor 1: protein MIDKLEAIKGRFEQVSLALTNPAVVSDNKKFGQLSKEYRQLERIVKAYDAYRSLLDNIAFNKEVLDSGDDEMRELAKAETEELQEQKVAQEEMIRNLLIPKDPQDEKNAILEIRAGTGGDEASLFAGDLMRMYLRYCELKGWTTNLLNENAGSAGGFKEVVLEVNGEDVYGTLKFESGVHRVQRVPATEGSGRVHTSAATVAVLPEAEEVDVDVREADIKMDTFRSSGAGGQHVNKTESAVRLTHIPTGVVVECQEGRSQHSNREIAMKMLRTRIYEAAVRKHEDAIASKRKSLVSTGDRSAKIRTYNYPQGRVTDHRIGMTVYNLDAFMNGEIKDMVDALQFAENAEKLKQGG from the coding sequence ATGATAGACAAACTGGAAGCTATAAAAGGCCGTTTTGAACAGGTATCGCTGGCCCTTACCAACCCTGCGGTGGTAAGTGATAACAAAAAGTTTGGCCAGCTTAGCAAAGAATACCGTCAGCTGGAAAGGATCGTTAAGGCATATGATGCCTACCGCTCCCTGCTGGACAATATCGCATTTAACAAAGAAGTACTGGATAGTGGAGATGATGAAATGCGGGAACTGGCAAAAGCTGAAACCGAAGAACTCCAGGAACAGAAGGTGGCGCAGGAAGAAATGATCCGCAACCTCCTGATCCCGAAAGATCCGCAGGATGAAAAGAATGCGATCCTGGAAATACGCGCCGGTACCGGCGGTGATGAGGCCAGCCTGTTTGCCGGCGACCTGATGCGGATGTACCTGCGTTACTGCGAACTCAAAGGATGGACGACCAACCTGCTGAACGAGAATGCCGGTTCTGCCGGTGGTTTTAAGGAAGTGGTGCTGGAAGTGAACGGGGAAGATGTATATGGTACGCTGAAATTTGAATCAGGCGTACACCGCGTACAGCGTGTACCGGCTACGGAAGGTTCCGGCCGTGTGCATACCTCTGCGGCTACGGTAGCGGTATTGCCCGAAGCGGAAGAAGTGGATGTGGATGTACGGGAAGCAGATATTAAAATGGATACCTTCCGCTCCTCTGGTGCGGGTGGTCAGCACGTAAACAAAACGGAGTCGGCGGTAAGGTTAACGCATATTCCTACCGGCGTGGTGGTTGAATGCCAGGAGGGCCGCAGCCAGCACTCCAACCGGGAAATAGCCATGAAGATGTTACGTACACGGATCTACGAAGCTGCGGTGCGTAAACATGAAGATGCCATTGCTTCTAAGCGTAAAAGCCTTGTATCTACCGGTGACCGCTCTGCTAAAATACGCACCTATAACTACCCACAGGGGCGTGTTACAGATCATCGTATCGGCATGACCGTTTACAACCTCGATGCTTTTATGAACGGGGAAATTAAAGATATGGTAGATGCTCTCCAGTTTGCCGAAAACGCGGAGAAGCTGAAACAAGGCGGCTAA